A single region of the Dunckerocampus dactyliophorus isolate RoL2022-P2 chromosome 3, RoL_Ddac_1.1, whole genome shotgun sequence genome encodes:
- the cln6a gene encoding ceroid-lipofuscinosis neuronal protein 6a isoform X1: MQTARRRRFNDLTFDTQTENSSASENMTQKKKADFHSDLWLYLTLQNWILDFGRPIVMIMLPLQWFPLNKPSAGDYFHMAYNVITPFLMLRLIERSPRALPGSAVYLCIITFVMGASIHLVGDSINHRLILSGYQLHLSVRDNPIMRELQPATLIDSFELLYYYDEHLGHLMWYIPFFTILFIYFTGCFTEMKEQKKIPVSGQLLLAPSALYYWYLVTEGQITGLFLVTFFAMVAMVIQQRYKGFSPDSNGLFLFYTFCLTGLLVTLWVVCLWNDPVLRNKYPGLMYVPEPWAYYTLHIKKIH, encoded by the exons ATGCAGACAGCACGGAGACGTCGGTTCAACGATTTGACCTTTGACACACAAACAGAAAATAG CAGCGCGAGTGAAAACATGACACAGAAGAAAAAGGCAGACTTCCATTCAGACTTGTGGCTTTACCTGACCCTGCAGAACTGGATTCTAGACTTTGGAAGACCTATTGTCATG ATCATGCTTCCACTCCAGTGGTTCCCCCTGAATAAACCTAGCGCTGGAGACTATTTCCACATGGCTTACAATGTGATAACACCATTCCTTATGCTCAGG TTGATTGAGCGCAGTCCAAGGGCGCTGCCTGGCTCAGCAGTCTACCTGTGCATCATCACTTTTGTCATGGGAGCCAGCATTCACCTGGTGGGAGACTCCATCAACCACAGACTCATCCTGAGTGGCTACCAGCTCCATCTGTCAGTCCGAGACAATCCCATCATGAGAGAACTCCAGCCTGCCACACTG ATTGACTCCTTTGAATtgctgtattattatgatgaacACCTGGGACATTTAATGTG GTACATTCCCTTCTTCACCATTCTCTTCATTTACTTCACTGGATGTTTCACTGAGATGAAGGAGCAGAAGAAGATTCCGGTGTCAGGCCAGCTGCTACTTGCACCAAGCGCACTCTATTATTG GTACTTGGTCACTGAAGGACAGATCACTGGACTCTTCCTTGTCACCTTCTTTGCAATGGTAGCCATGGTGATTCAGCAAAGGTATAAAGGCTTCAGCCCAGACAGCAATGGCCTTTTCTTGTTCTACACTTTCTGTCTTACTGGGCTTTTGGTGACGCTCTGGGTCGTCTGTCTATGGAATGACCCTGTGTTGCGCAACAAGTACCCTGGCTTAATGTATGTGCCAGAACCCTGGGCCTACTATACATTGCATATTAAAAAAATCCACTGA
- the LOC129178777 gene encoding gastrula zinc finger protein XlCGF57.1-like, producing MCKVQMLRALVNQRLTAAVEEIFVVLERTIAEYEEELSRTREENERQRQLLDAVIKRAQTESHTADLREEDVPPEQPPHIKEEEETWTQEEADTFPVTRVIVKSEDDEDEAPLDHSEETRRSEADTFIAPLSDSDDTSLMPETDDEDAEADMTRHTDSKHFKCTHCDKTFVYKRNLKRHMRCHNEDKHFKCCQCDKSFDDKAHLARHVRSHTGEKPFSCSVCGERFTLKGNLMRHTKRHSGEKSFSCSVCCQSFSSKSNLMAHSRTHTGEKPFSCSFCNASFSGRPALAQHTRTHTGEKPFSCSVCSKRFSQRAHLTAHTRTHTGERPFFCSVCNMTFGVSSTLIQHMKTHTNDKPFSCSVCSKTFSRKRSLTAHTRTHTGEKLFSCSVCHESFSARSTLVNHKRTHTGEKPFSCSFCGNKFSQKAHIVTHMRTHTGEKPFSCTVCGQTFSLKGTLMKHTRKHTGEKPFSCSVCHLNFGVSSTLIRHMRTHTGEKPFACSVCGKTFSLKSTLVIHARKHTGEKAFSCNVCHDKFSSKSQLNKHACAGQSSSSRALFTA from the exons atgtgtaaagtccaaatgctgagagcgttggtgaaCCAGCGGCTGACTGCGGCTGtggaagaaatatttgtagtgttagaaagaacgatagcagagtacgaggaggaactttctcgaacaagagaggagaacgagcgacaacgtcagCTGCTGGACGCTGTAATCAAGAGAGCTCAAACTGAGTCACACACAGCAG ACTTACGTGAAGAAGATGTTCCTCCTGAgcagcccccccacattaaagaggaggaggaaacgTGGACTCAGGAGGAGGCTGACACGTTTCCAGTTACTCGTGTGATTGTGAAGAGCGAAGATGACGAAGATGAAGCGCCGCTTGATCACAGCGAGGAGACGAGAAGATCAGAAGCAGACACCTTCATAGCGCCGCTCTCAGATAGCGACGACACGTCACTCATGCCTGagactgatgatgaagacgctGAAGCTGACATGACACGTCACACGGACAGCAAACACTTCAAATGCACTCACTGTGACAAAACGTTTGTCTACAAGCGGAATTTGAAGAGACACATGAGGTGTCACAATGAAGACAAACACTTTAAGTGTTGTCAGTGTGATAAAAGTTTTGACGACAAGGCACACCTTGCAAGACATGTGAGAAgtcacacgggagaaaaacctttcagctgCTCGGTTTGTGGCGAGAGGTTCACCCTTAAAGGCAATTTGATGAGACACACCAAAAGGCACAGCGGAGAAAAAAGCTTCTCATGTTCCGTTTGTTGTCAGTCATTTTCTTCTAAATCTAATTTGATGGCCCATAGcaggacacacacaggagagaaaccctttTCCTGTTCCTTCTGCAATGCAAGCTTTAGTGGTCGTCCAGCTTTGGCTCAACAcacgagaacacacactggtgagaaacctttttcctgctccGTCTGTAGTAAAAGGTTCTCTCAAAGGGCGCATTTGACAGCGCACACgagaacgcacactggagagaGACCGTTTTTTTGTTCAGTGTGCAACATGACTTTTGGTGTCAGTTCGACGCTGATTCAGCACATGAAAACGCACACCAACGACAAGCCGTTTTCCTGCTCCGTTTGTAGCAAAACCTTCTCTCGAAAGAGAAGTTTGACAGCACAcacgagaacacacactggagagaaactgTTTTCATGCTCTGTGTGTCACGAGAGCTTTAGTGCTCGGTCGACTTTGGTTAACCACAAGAGAACGCACACGGGTGAGAAACCGTTCTCCTGCTCGTTCTGCGGGAACAAATTCTCTCAAAAGGCCCATATAGTAACGCACATGCGcacgcacactggagaaaaacccttcTCCTGCACAGTGTGCGGTCAAACATTCTCTCTAAAAGGCACCCTGATGAAACACACAAGgaaacacactggagaaaagccATTTTCCTGTTCAGTCTGTCACTTAAATTTTGGTGTCAGTTCCACTCTGATTCgtcacatgagaacacacaccggTGAGAAACCTTTTGCGTGCTCAGTTTGCGGCAAAACGTTCTCTCTGAAAAGCACTCTGGTGATACACGCAAGgaaacacactggagagaaagccTTCAGTTGCAATGTGTGTCATGATAAATTCTCTTCCAAGAGTCAGCTGAACAAACACGCGTGTGCTGGTCAGAGCAGCAGCAGTCGAGCACTTTTTACTGCCTAG
- the cln6a gene encoding ceroid-lipofuscinosis neuronal protein 6a isoform X2 — MQTARRRRFNDLTFDTQTENSASENMTQKKKADFHSDLWLYLTLQNWILDFGRPIVMIMLPLQWFPLNKPSAGDYFHMAYNVITPFLMLRLIERSPRALPGSAVYLCIITFVMGASIHLVGDSINHRLILSGYQLHLSVRDNPIMRELQPATLIDSFELLYYYDEHLGHLMWYIPFFTILFIYFTGCFTEMKEQKKIPVSGQLLLAPSALYYWYLVTEGQITGLFLVTFFAMVAMVIQQRYKGFSPDSNGLFLFYTFCLTGLLVTLWVVCLWNDPVLRNKYPGLMYVPEPWAYYTLHIKKIH, encoded by the exons ATGCAGACAGCACGGAGACGTCGGTTCAACGATTTGACCTTTGACACACAAACAGAAAATAG CGCGAGTGAAAACATGACACAGAAGAAAAAGGCAGACTTCCATTCAGACTTGTGGCTTTACCTGACCCTGCAGAACTGGATTCTAGACTTTGGAAGACCTATTGTCATG ATCATGCTTCCACTCCAGTGGTTCCCCCTGAATAAACCTAGCGCTGGAGACTATTTCCACATGGCTTACAATGTGATAACACCATTCCTTATGCTCAGG TTGATTGAGCGCAGTCCAAGGGCGCTGCCTGGCTCAGCAGTCTACCTGTGCATCATCACTTTTGTCATGGGAGCCAGCATTCACCTGGTGGGAGACTCCATCAACCACAGACTCATCCTGAGTGGCTACCAGCTCCATCTGTCAGTCCGAGACAATCCCATCATGAGAGAACTCCAGCCTGCCACACTG ATTGACTCCTTTGAATtgctgtattattatgatgaacACCTGGGACATTTAATGTG GTACATTCCCTTCTTCACCATTCTCTTCATTTACTTCACTGGATGTTTCACTGAGATGAAGGAGCAGAAGAAGATTCCGGTGTCAGGCCAGCTGCTACTTGCACCAAGCGCACTCTATTATTG GTACTTGGTCACTGAAGGACAGATCACTGGACTCTTCCTTGTCACCTTCTTTGCAATGGTAGCCATGGTGATTCAGCAAAGGTATAAAGGCTTCAGCCCAGACAGCAATGGCCTTTTCTTGTTCTACACTTTCTGTCTTACTGGGCTTTTGGTGACGCTCTGGGTCGTCTGTCTATGGAATGACCCTGTGTTGCGCAACAAGTACCCTGGCTTAATGTATGTGCCAGAACCCTGGGCCTACTATACATTGCATATTAAAAAAATCCACTGA
- the cln6a gene encoding ceroid-lipofuscinosis neuronal protein 6a isoform X5, with amino-acid sequence MQTARRRRFNDLTFDTQTENSSASENMTQKKKADFHSDLWLYLTLQNWILDFGRPIVMIMLPLQWFPLNKPSAGDYFHMAYNVITPFLMLRLIERSPRALPGSAVYLCIITFVMGASIHLVGDSINHRLILSGYQLHLSVRDNPIMRELQPATLIDSFELLYYYDEHLGHLMWYIPFFTILFIYFTGCFTEMKEQKKIPVSGQLLLAPSALYYWYLVTEGQITGLFLVTFFAMVAMVIQQRLNVRAYCSLVSVHFESFPS; translated from the exons ATGCAGACAGCACGGAGACGTCGGTTCAACGATTTGACCTTTGACACACAAACAGAAAATAG CAGCGCGAGTGAAAACATGACACAGAAGAAAAAGGCAGACTTCCATTCAGACTTGTGGCTTTACCTGACCCTGCAGAACTGGATTCTAGACTTTGGAAGACCTATTGTCATG ATCATGCTTCCACTCCAGTGGTTCCCCCTGAATAAACCTAGCGCTGGAGACTATTTCCACATGGCTTACAATGTGATAACACCATTCCTTATGCTCAGG TTGATTGAGCGCAGTCCAAGGGCGCTGCCTGGCTCAGCAGTCTACCTGTGCATCATCACTTTTGTCATGGGAGCCAGCATTCACCTGGTGGGAGACTCCATCAACCACAGACTCATCCTGAGTGGCTACCAGCTCCATCTGTCAGTCCGAGACAATCCCATCATGAGAGAACTCCAGCCTGCCACACTG ATTGACTCCTTTGAATtgctgtattattatgatgaacACCTGGGACATTTAATGTG GTACATTCCCTTCTTCACCATTCTCTTCATTTACTTCACTGGATGTTTCACTGAGATGAAGGAGCAGAAGAAGATTCCGGTGTCAGGCCAGCTGCTACTTGCACCAAGCGCACTCTATTATTG GTACTTGGTCACTGAAGGACAGATCACTGGACTCTTCCTTGTCACCTTCTTTGCAATGGTAGCCATGGTGATTCAGCAAAG gCTAAACGTCAGAGCTTACTGCAGTCTCGTCTCGGTGCACTTTGAAAGCTTCCCGAGCTAG
- the LOC129178778 gene encoding zinc finger protein OZF-like, with translation MLSVVKMCKVQMLRALVNQRLTAAVEEIFVVLERTIAEYEEELCRTREENERQRQLLDAVLKDPQTESRTADVREEDVPPEQQEWSPRGEQEEPQPPHIKEEEEEQVWTQEDTDISKFPVTCVIVKSEDCEDAQWSPLDNSRIEEKRRSEADGILAPLSDSDDTTTRSPDTDDEHSKADMTYHTDDKHFKCSHCDKTFDKKSHLEIHMRTHTGEKPFSCSVCGESFSQKGNLMRHTKRHTGEKTFSCSVCGQLFSSKSNLMVHTRSHTGERPFSCSTCNTGFSSHSSLLRHMRTHTGEKPFSCSFCNKTFSQREHLIAHTRTHTGEKPFSCSVCSVTFSFQSSLVRHMVTHSGEKPFPCPFCGETFSLKSTLRKHMRKHTGEKPFSCNVCDNKFSYKYQLSKHVCAGESSSSQMHFTG, from the exons ATGCTAAGTgttgtgaaaatgtgtaaagtccaaatgctgagagcgttggtgaaccagcgactaactgcggctgttgaagaaatatttgttgtgttggaaagaacgatagcagagtacgaggaggaactttgtcgaacaagagaggagaacgagcgacaacgtcagCTGTTGGACGCGGTTTTAAAGGATCCTCAAACGGAGTCACGCACAGCAG acgtccgCGAGGAAGATGTTCCCCCagagcagcaggagtggagccCCAGGGGGGAGCAGGAGGAGCCccagcccccccacattaaagaggaagaggaggagcaagTGTGGACTCAGGAGGACACTGACATCAGCAAGTTTCCTGTGACTTGTGTGATCGTGAAGAGTGAAGATTGTGAAGATGCTCAGTGGTCACCGCTTGATAACAGCCGAatagaagagaagagaagatcAGAAGCAGACGGCATCCTGGCTccgctatcagatagtgacgacaccaCCACAcgctctcctgacactgatgatgaacaCTCTAAAGCGGATATGACATATCACACTGACGACAaacactttaaatgctctcactgTGACAAAACCTTTGATAAGAAGTCACATTTAGAAATCCACATGaggacgcacacgggagaaaaaccattCAGCTGTTCAGTTTGTGGCGAAAGCTTCTCTCAAAAAGGGAAtttgatgagacacacaaaaagacacacgggagaaaaaacattctcttgctcagtttgtggtcagTTATTTTCTTCAAAGTCCAATTTGATGGTCCACacaagaagccacacgggagaAAGACCCTTTTCCTGCTCAACATGCAACACAGGCTTTAGTTCTCATTCGTCGTTATTGaggcacatgagaacacacactggtgagaaacctttcTCTTGCTCattctgcaacaaaacattctCTCAGAGGGAGCATTTGATAGcgcacacaagaacacacactggagaaaaacctttttcctgttccGTCTGCAGTGTGACCTTTAGTTTCCAGTCGTCCTTGGTGAGGCACATGGTAACGCACTCcggtgagaaaccttttccttgcccATTTTGTGGTGAAACATTCTCTCTGAAAAGCACCCTGAGGAAACACATGAGGaagcacactggagagaaaccattcaGCTGCAATGTGTGTGATAACAAGTTTTCTTACAAGTATCAGCTTAGCAAACACGTGTGTGCTGGTGAGAGCAGCAGCAGTCAAATGCATTTCACTGGCTAG
- the cln6a gene encoding ceroid-lipofuscinosis neuronal protein 6a isoform X4, translating into MQTARRRRFNDLTFDTQTENSSASENMTQKKKADFHSDLWLYLTLQNWILDFGRPIVMIMLPLQWFPLNKPSAGDYFHMAYNVITPFLMLRLIERSPRALPGSAVYLCIITFVMGASIHLVGDSINHRLILSGYQLHLSVRDNPIMRELQPATLIDSFELLYYYDEHLGHLMWYIPFFTILFIYFTGCFTEMKEQKKIPVSGQLLLAPSALYYWLDDKRLHPASVCAFLLQWNEWREWTLLSAIQPLCGGRAASERTPLICTNKSG; encoded by the exons ATGCAGACAGCACGGAGACGTCGGTTCAACGATTTGACCTTTGACACACAAACAGAAAATAG CAGCGCGAGTGAAAACATGACACAGAAGAAAAAGGCAGACTTCCATTCAGACTTGTGGCTTTACCTGACCCTGCAGAACTGGATTCTAGACTTTGGAAGACCTATTGTCATG ATCATGCTTCCACTCCAGTGGTTCCCCCTGAATAAACCTAGCGCTGGAGACTATTTCCACATGGCTTACAATGTGATAACACCATTCCTTATGCTCAGG TTGATTGAGCGCAGTCCAAGGGCGCTGCCTGGCTCAGCAGTCTACCTGTGCATCATCACTTTTGTCATGGGAGCCAGCATTCACCTGGTGGGAGACTCCATCAACCACAGACTCATCCTGAGTGGCTACCAGCTCCATCTGTCAGTCCGAGACAATCCCATCATGAGAGAACTCCAGCCTGCCACACTG ATTGACTCCTTTGAATtgctgtattattatgatgaacACCTGGGACATTTAATGTG GTACATTCCCTTCTTCACCATTCTCTTCATTTACTTCACTGGATGTTTCACTGAGATGAAGGAGCAGAAGAAGATTCCGGTGTCAGGCCAGCTGCTACTTGCACCAAGCGCACTCTATTATTG gctggatgacaagaggcttcatcctgcatctgtctgtgcattccttctacagtggaatgaatggagagagTGGACGCTCTTGTCAgctattcagcctctttgtggaggcaggGCTGCTAGTGAGCGGaccccactgatctgtactaataaatctggatag
- the cln6a gene encoding ceroid-lipofuscinosis neuronal protein 6a isoform X3 codes for MTQKKKADFHSDLWLYLTLQNWILDFGRPIVMIMLPLQWFPLNKPSAGDYFHMAYNVITPFLMLRLIERSPRALPGSAVYLCIITFVMGASIHLVGDSINHRLILSGYQLHLSVRDNPIMRELQPATLIDSFELLYYYDEHLGHLMWYIPFFTILFIYFTGCFTEMKEQKKIPVSGQLLLAPSALYYWYLVTEGQITGLFLVTFFAMVAMVIQQRYKGFSPDSNGLFLFYTFCLTGLLVTLWVVCLWNDPVLRNKYPGLMYVPEPWAYYTLHIKKIH; via the exons ATGACACAGAAGAAAAAGGCAGACTTCCATTCAGACTTGTGGCTTTACCTGACCCTGCAGAACTGGATTCTAGACTTTGGAAGACCTATTGTCATG ATCATGCTTCCACTCCAGTGGTTCCCCCTGAATAAACCTAGCGCTGGAGACTATTTCCACATGGCTTACAATGTGATAACACCATTCCTTATGCTCAGG TTGATTGAGCGCAGTCCAAGGGCGCTGCCTGGCTCAGCAGTCTACCTGTGCATCATCACTTTTGTCATGGGAGCCAGCATTCACCTGGTGGGAGACTCCATCAACCACAGACTCATCCTGAGTGGCTACCAGCTCCATCTGTCAGTCCGAGACAATCCCATCATGAGAGAACTCCAGCCTGCCACACTG ATTGACTCCTTTGAATtgctgtattattatgatgaacACCTGGGACATTTAATGTG GTACATTCCCTTCTTCACCATTCTCTTCATTTACTTCACTGGATGTTTCACTGAGATGAAGGAGCAGAAGAAGATTCCGGTGTCAGGCCAGCTGCTACTTGCACCAAGCGCACTCTATTATTG GTACTTGGTCACTGAAGGACAGATCACTGGACTCTTCCTTGTCACCTTCTTTGCAATGGTAGCCATGGTGATTCAGCAAAGGTATAAAGGCTTCAGCCCAGACAGCAATGGCCTTTTCTTGTTCTACACTTTCTGTCTTACTGGGCTTTTGGTGACGCTCTGGGTCGTCTGTCTATGGAATGACCCTGTGTTGCGCAACAAGTACCCTGGCTTAATGTATGTGCCAGAACCCTGGGCCTACTATACATTGCATATTAAAAAAATCCACTGA